Proteins encoded by one window of Martelella endophytica:
- a CDS encoding ArsR/SmtB family transcription factor: MKINSEDMRGSADEACELLKALGNRHRLMILCQLVDGERSVGELAEFLGIRDSTVSQHLALLRREKLIAGRRDGQTIWYHIESEPAREILMALYDAYCRPRDEKSA; encoded by the coding sequence ATGAAGATAAACTCCGAGGATATGCGTGGCTCGGCCGACGAGGCTTGCGAGCTCCTGAAGGCGCTGGGAAACCGGCACCGGCTGATGATACTGTGCCAGCTCGTGGACGGCGAACGCTCGGTCGGCGAGCTTGCCGAATTCCTCGGCATCCGCGATTCGACCGTATCGCAGCATCTGGCGCTGCTCAGGCGCGAAAAGCTGATTGCCGGCCGGCGCGACGGCCAGACCATCTGGTACCACATCGAAAGCGAGCCTGCCCGCGAGATCCTGATGGCGCTCTACGATGCCTATTGCAGGCCACGTGACGAAAAGAGCGCCTGA
- a CDS encoding MFS transporter gives MPIAGHVTKRAPDVAAKDPALGNIRILTIAQALGGAGPPIVISLGGIVGKTLASDPAFATIPVSLYNVGVAVGTLPAAYIMRRFGRRHGYVFGALIGIFGGLLAATAITIETFALFALATVLIGLFGAYIQSFRFAATDSVAAEHRATAISRVMVGGLAAAIIGPQVVIWTSDAIPGVPYAASFIGLSILAFLTLLLATRLKPVAAAAPTPASGGRPLSKIVRAPRFILAAATGVVSYALMAFIMTATPLAMVACGHSVGQATLGIQWHVLAMFGPSFFTGRLIARFGKERIAATGLALIAGCAVIALSGLAVANFWLALVLLGVGWNFGFIGATAMIADCHTPEERGKVQGLNDFLIFGSTATASFLAGALVHIDNGWSLMNWLVFPATLAVFLPLLAVGRRAARA, from the coding sequence ATGCCTATTGCAGGCCACGTGACGAAAAGAGCGCCTGACGTGGCGGCGAAAGACCCTGCGCTTGGCAATATCCGCATCCTGACGATCGCCCAGGCGCTTGGCGGCGCCGGGCCACCGATCGTCATCTCGCTCGGCGGCATCGTCGGCAAGACGCTGGCCTCCGACCCCGCCTTCGCCACCATTCCTGTCAGCCTCTATAATGTCGGCGTCGCCGTCGGCACCCTGCCTGCCGCCTACATCATGCGCCGGTTCGGCCGGCGGCACGGCTATGTCTTCGGCGCGCTGATCGGTATCTTCGGCGGCCTGCTGGCGGCGACCGCGATCACCATCGAGACCTTCGCCCTGTTCGCGCTCGCGACCGTTCTTATCGGCCTTTTCGGCGCCTATATCCAGAGCTTCCGCTTTGCCGCGACCGACTCCGTCGCGGCCGAACATCGTGCCACGGCGATCTCCCGGGTCATGGTCGGCGGACTTGCGGCGGCCATCATCGGGCCGCAGGTGGTGATCTGGACCAGCGACGCGATCCCCGGCGTGCCCTATGCCGCAAGCTTCATCGGTCTCTCCATCCTGGCCTTCCTCACACTGCTGCTCGCCACGAGGCTGAAGCCCGTTGCCGCCGCGGCGCCCACCCCCGCCTCGGGCGGCAGGCCGCTCTCGAAGATCGTCCGCGCGCCGCGCTTCATACTGGCTGCGGCAACCGGCGTCGTCTCCTATGCTCTGATGGCCTTCATCATGACGGCAACGCCGCTCGCCATGGTCGCCTGCGGCCACAGCGTCGGCCAGGCGACCCTCGGCATCCAGTGGCACGTGCTCGCCATGTTCGGGCCGAGCTTCTTCACCGGCCGGCTGATCGCCCGCTTCGGCAAGGAGCGGATCGCCGCCACCGGGCTCGCACTGATCGCCGGCTGCGCCGTCATTGCCCTTTCCGGCCTTGCCGTCGCCAATTTCTGGCTCGCGCTGGTGCTGCTCGGCGTCGGCTGGAATTTCGGTTTCATCGGCGCGACGGCGATGATCGCCGACTGCCACACGCCGGAAGAACGCGGCAAGGTCCAGGGCCTCAACGATTTCCTGATCTTCGGCTCGACCGCCACCGCCTCCTTCCTCGCCGGCGCGCTGGTGCATATCGACAATGGCTGGAGCCTGATGAACTGGCTGGTCTTCCCGGCCACGCTCGCCGTCTTCCTGCCGCTTCTCGCCGTCGGCCGTCGGGCCGCTCGCGCCTGA
- a CDS encoding GbsR/MarR family transcriptional regulator, translating into MTMSPLVQDFVLHFGEMGSRWGINRSVGQVYALLYASSEPLCADDMVAELQMSRSNVAMSLKELQSWGLVLLKHRPGHRRDFYTTPDDVWAILRTLAEERKKREVDPTLTVLREIMLQEPKNEEERFAQERMGEMHDLIEKLSTWYDDVKSLETDRLLMLLGLGSKVTRLIGTADRITRFGRSDDKPNEVAE; encoded by the coding sequence ATGACCATGTCGCCGCTCGTGCAGGATTTTGTGCTCCATTTCGGAGAGATGGGTAGCCGCTGGGGGATAAACCGCTCGGTTGGGCAGGTTTATGCGCTGCTCTATGCCTCGAGCGAGCCGCTGTGCGCCGACGACATGGTCGCCGAATTGCAGATGTCCCGTTCCAATGTCGCCATGAGCCTGAAGGAGCTTCAGTCCTGGGGCCTGGTGCTGCTGAAGCATCGCCCGGGCCACCGCCGTGACTTCTACACCACGCCGGACGACGTCTGGGCCATCCTCCGCACCCTGGCCGAAGAGCGCAAGAAGCGCGAGGTCGATCCGACGCTGACCGTGCTGCGCGAGATCATGCTGCAGGAACCGAAGAATGAGGAGGAGCGCTTTGCCCAGGAACGCATGGGCGAGATGCACGACCTCATCGAGAAGCTTTCCACCTGGTATGACGACGTCAAGTCGCTTGAGACCGACCGGCTGCTGATGCTGCTCGGCCTGGGTTCGAAGGTAACGCGGCTGATCGGCACCGCCGACCGCATCACCCGCTTCGGTCGGTCGGACGACAAGCCGAACGAGGTGGCCGAATGA
- the cydD gene encoding thiol reductant ABC exporter subunit CydD encodes MSELLLDTAKETPLHRDAAPEGRAPTTRTAKPTDRQANRPPKSRAPRTPALKLAAWLSTLAELMWLPQAALLAHGIGLIANGEGFDAILPLAAGVFALGILKAFLERAGGRIAYRAARAILSEKREAAIAALARRSPLDIGRAASGEAASVLAEQAEHIVPYLARFQTARFKATVVPLAILAVVFPFSWIAGLVLLIAAPLIPVFMALIGWSAQSASEKHLADMGTLNAFLLDRLRGLRTIRSFDAVDQVARRLRLRAENLRRRTMAVLRIAFLTSAVLELFSALGVAMAAAYIGFHLLGQIGFGAWGGKLTLGEGLFILLLAPAFFDPLRMLSSVWHDRAAGEAALSALDRLAEGGLSMVGGETPAPVAAPKTTRPVGVEFRDIGFVHQGSRDPVFDGFSLSVAPGEHVALLGPSGSGKSTLLALLAGLAGTRHGRIVVDDVTLSDKTADALRTKMAWIGQDPHLFAGSIAANIRLGREGICRGDIAEALSLARLGAAAEAHGNQLVGENGAGLSGGEGLRLTLARAAATHGAGLIVADEPTAHLDHRTAAEITEALLALAAGRTLIVATHDPVLAGRMDRVIRLNERFWEAAP; translated from the coding sequence ATGAGCGAACTCCTGCTCGACACCGCGAAGGAAACGCCGCTTCACCGCGACGCCGCCCCGGAAGGCCGCGCGCCAACCACCAGGACGGCAAAGCCGACCGACCGGCAGGCCAATCGCCCGCCGAAATCGCGTGCCCCCAGGACCCCGGCGCTGAAGCTCGCCGCCTGGCTTTCGACGCTCGCCGAACTGATGTGGCTCCCGCAGGCAGCCCTCCTGGCCCATGGCATTGGCCTGATTGCGAACGGCGAAGGGTTTGACGCGATCCTGCCGCTCGCCGCCGGCGTCTTCGCCCTTGGCATTCTGAAAGCCTTTCTCGAGCGCGCCGGAGGCCGCATCGCCTATCGCGCCGCCCGGGCGATCCTGAGCGAAAAGCGCGAGGCCGCGATTGCCGCCCTTGCCCGTCGCTCGCCGCTCGATATCGGTCGCGCCGCATCCGGCGAGGCGGCGAGCGTTCTTGCCGAGCAGGCCGAACATATCGTGCCCTACCTCGCCCGTTTCCAGACGGCGCGGTTCAAGGCGACCGTCGTACCGCTCGCCATCCTCGCCGTGGTCTTCCCGTTCTCGTGGATTGCCGGTCTGGTGCTCCTGATTGCCGCGCCGCTGATCCCGGTCTTCATGGCGCTGATCGGCTGGAGCGCGCAGTCGGCAAGCGAAAAGCATCTCGCCGACATGGGCACGCTCAATGCCTTCCTGCTCGACCGGCTGCGCGGCCTGAGAACGATCCGGTCGTTCGATGCCGTCGACCAGGTTGCCCGCCGGCTGCGCCTGCGGGCTGAAAACCTGCGCCGGCGCACCATGGCGGTGCTGCGCATCGCCTTCCTGACCTCGGCCGTGCTCGAACTCTTTTCCGCTCTCGGCGTGGCCATGGCCGCGGCCTATATCGGCTTCCACCTGCTTGGCCAGATCGGCTTCGGCGCCTGGGGCGGCAAGCTGACGCTTGGCGAAGGCTTGTTCATCCTGCTGCTCGCTCCGGCCTTCTTCGATCCGCTGCGGATGCTGTCTTCCGTCTGGCATGATCGCGCCGCGGGCGAAGCCGCCCTTTCGGCGCTCGACCGGCTGGCCGAAGGCGGTCTGTCGATGGTCGGCGGCGAGACGCCGGCACCCGTCGCCGCGCCGAAGACGACCCGGCCTGTCGGCGTCGAGTTCCGCGATATCGGCTTCGTCCATCAGGGCTCCAGGGACCCTGTGTTCGACGGCTTCAGCCTGTCGGTTGCGCCCGGCGAACACGTCGCCCTTCTCGGCCCTTCCGGGAGCGGCAAGTCGACGCTGCTGGCACTGCTTGCCGGCCTTGCCGGAACCCGCCACGGCCGCATCGTCGTTGACGACGTGACGCTGTCCGACAAGACGGCGGACGCGCTGCGGACGAAGATGGCCTGGATCGGTCAGGACCCGCATCTGTTCGCCGGCTCGATCGCCGCCAATATCCGCCTCGGGCGCGAGGGCATCTGTCGCGGCGACATTGCCGAGGCGCTTTCGCTTGCAAGGCTTGGCGCGGCTGCTGAAGCCCATGGCAACCAGCTCGTCGGCGAGAACGGCGCCGGGCTTTCGGGCGGCGAGGGCCTGCGGCTGACGCTTGCGCGCGCCGCCGCAACCCATGGCGCCGGCCTTATTGTCGCCGATGAACCGACGGCGCATCTCGATCACCGGACCGCCGCCGAGATCACCGAGGCGCTGCTTGCCCTTGCCGCCGGCCGCACGCTGATCGTTGCCACGCATGATCCAGTTCTCGCCGGCCGCATGGATCGCGTCATCCGCCTCAACGAACGCTTTTGGGAGGCCGCCCCGTGA
- the cydC gene encoding thiol reductant ABC exporter subunit CydC, with the protein MKPRSFSALFPVIALFWRERRGGLMAGAALSAFTVLAGIALLGVSGWFVTAAAIAGLTTATALAFDVFTPSAAIRFLALSRTAGRYFERLQTHDATLRVLAGLRVSLFRGFAAPGAARALELRPARLLFRLTADVDALDSLYLRVLVPGFVAIIAGLVAIVALGVLSWPLAFAVGAAIVLPGLALPALAARAAERPARRRAHAQEALRARTVDLVAGQSELALAGELFTQRHRVSAADTREREADIALNRIETNTGFGFDVVTALILAGVLLAGAGLAEAGTITAPLAALALLLAFAALEPFAGLRRGAMELGRTLLSARRLSPRINATPDTALQPDQPQPGFALALESVTMRYEGRVANAVTDLSLAIRTGEKVALIGQSGAGKSSLMALFAGEAAPASGHVAALATTLLTQRTELFQDTLRANLKLAAPQAGDDALMAALDAAGLGDTVRGLPAGLDTELGEGGLGLSGGQARRLALARLLLRDTPIWLLDEPTEGLDGKTARDVMTKINASAGNDRTLLIATHIRREAEIADRLVVIHSGRAISAVGRGEPGFEAALAELRPD; encoded by the coding sequence GTGAAACCCCGCAGCTTCTCCGCCCTCTTTCCCGTCATTGCCCTGTTCTGGCGCGAGCGCCGTGGCGGGCTGATGGCGGGAGCCGCGCTCTCGGCCTTCACCGTCCTTGCCGGCATCGCGCTGCTCGGCGTTTCCGGCTGGTTCGTCACGGCGGCCGCGATCGCCGGTCTGACGACGGCGACAGCGCTTGCCTTCGACGTCTTCACGCCTTCTGCCGCCATCCGCTTCCTGGCGCTGTCGCGCACCGCGGGCCGCTATTTCGAGCGGCTGCAGACGCATGACGCGACGCTCAGGGTGCTCGCCGGCCTGCGCGTCAGCCTGTTCCGCGGCTTTGCAGCGCCGGGTGCCGCCCGCGCCCTGGAGCTACGCCCCGCACGGCTGCTGTTCCGGCTGACCGCCGATGTCGATGCGCTCGATTCGCTTTATCTGAGGGTGCTGGTTCCAGGCTTCGTCGCCATCATCGCCGGTCTTGTCGCGATTGTCGCGCTCGGCGTGCTCTCCTGGCCGCTCGCCTTCGCCGTCGGTGCGGCAATCGTGCTGCCCGGGCTAGCGCTCCCCGCACTTGCTGCCCGCGCGGCCGAAAGGCCGGCACGGCGGCGGGCGCATGCGCAGGAAGCGCTCAGGGCCCGCACCGTCGATCTCGTTGCCGGCCAGAGCGAGCTGGCGCTTGCTGGCGAGCTTTTCACCCAGCGCCACCGCGTTAGCGCCGCCGATACACGCGAGCGCGAAGCCGACATTGCGCTGAACCGTATCGAAACCAATACCGGCTTCGGCTTCGACGTCGTTACCGCGCTCATTCTCGCCGGCGTGCTTTTGGCGGGCGCGGGCCTGGCGGAAGCCGGAACGATCACGGCGCCGCTTGCCGCCCTCGCCCTGCTGCTCGCCTTTGCCGCGCTGGAACCCTTCGCCGGCCTCCGCCGCGGCGCGATGGAACTCGGGCGTACGCTGCTCTCGGCCCGCCGTCTGTCGCCGCGGATCAACGCGACGCCCGACACCGCACTTCAGCCGGATCAGCCGCAGCCGGGGTTTGCCCTCGCCCTCGAATCGGTGACAATGCGATATGAGGGCCGGGTGGCCAACGCGGTGACCGATCTTTCGCTTGCCATCCGCACTGGCGAGAAGGTTGCCCTGATTGGGCAGAGCGGCGCCGGAAAGTCTTCGCTGATGGCGCTCTTTGCCGGCGAGGCGGCGCCCGCAAGCGGCCATGTCGCTGCCCTTGCGACCACGCTGCTGACCCAGCGAACCGAACTCTTCCAGGATACGCTGCGCGCCAACCTGAAGCTTGCCGCGCCGCAGGCGGGTGACGATGCGCTGATGGCGGCCCTTGATGCCGCCGGCCTCGGCGATACCGTCCGCGGCCTGCCGGCGGGCCTCGATACCGAACTCGGCGAAGGCGGCCTCGGCCTTTCGGGCGGACAGGCCCGCCGCCTCGCCCTCGCGCGCCTTCTTCTGCGCGACACGCCGATCTGGCTCCTCGACGAGCCGACCGAGGGTCTCGACGGAAAGACAGCACGCGATGTCATGACAAAGATCAATGCGAGCGCCGGCAATGACCGTACCTTGCTGATCGCGACACACATCCGGCGGGAGGCAGAAATTGCCGACCGGCTGGTTGTTATCCATTCGGGGCGGGCGATTTCCGCCGTCGGAAGGGGGGAGCCCGGCTTTGAAGCCGCGCTTGCCGAACTGAGGCCGGACTGA
- a CDS encoding cytochrome ubiquinol oxidase subunit I — protein MELDIVALSRLQFAMTALYHFLFVPLTLGLSMIVAIMETTYVMTGRKIWRQMTKFWGTLFGINFVLGVSTGLVMEFQFGMNWSYYSHYVGDIFGAPLAIEGLMAFFLEATFVGLFFFGWDRMSRVAHLVTTWCVAIGSNLSALWILIANGWMQNPVGSSFNPVTMRMEVSNFFEVLTNPVAQAKFVHTVSAGYVTASVFVLGVAAWYVLKGRHVELAKRSMTVACAFGLASALSVVVLGDESGYLTTEHQKMKLAAIESMWDTEPAPASFTLFGIPDAKDRETHFAVKIPWVMGLIGTRSLDTPIQGINELVEHGKTRIESGIQAYGALTNIRQNLGTGTPDPVDQATFEEHGADLGYAYLLKRFIDDPTQATPAQIEEAANSLVPPVGTLFWSFRIMVGCGFLFIAVMAVFFYLSTRRRLDSHRWLLHVAVWIIPLPWIAAECGWIVAEIGRQPWIIEGILPTALAVSSLGAGTLLLTIAGFVGIYTVLFIVEMGLMLAAIRKGPQPDNGPDMPVLGFFRVKGAEATPAE, from the coding sequence ATGGAACTGGACATCGTGGCGCTATCGCGCCTGCAATTTGCTATGACGGCACTTTATCACTTTCTGTTTGTGCCGTTGACGCTTGGCCTTTCCATGATCGTTGCGATCATGGAAACGACCTACGTCATGACTGGCCGCAAGATCTGGCGGCAGATGACAAAATTCTGGGGGACGCTGTTCGGCATCAATTTCGTGCTCGGCGTGTCCACCGGTCTCGTCATGGAATTCCAGTTCGGCATGAACTGGAGCTACTACAGCCACTATGTCGGCGACATCTTCGGTGCGCCGCTCGCCATCGAAGGGCTGATGGCCTTCTTCCTGGAAGCCACCTTCGTCGGCCTGTTCTTCTTCGGCTGGGATCGCATGTCGCGGGTTGCCCACCTCGTCACCACCTGGTGCGTGGCCATAGGCTCCAACCTCTCGGCACTGTGGATCCTGATCGCCAACGGCTGGATGCAGAACCCGGTCGGCTCGTCGTTCAACCCGGTCACGATGCGCATGGAGGTCTCGAACTTCTTCGAAGTCCTGACCAACCCTGTCGCCCAGGCCAAGTTCGTCCACACGGTTTCCGCAGGCTACGTCACCGCCTCGGTCTTCGTGCTCGGCGTTGCCGCCTGGTATGTGCTGAAGGGTCGGCATGTCGAACTCGCCAAGCGTTCGATGACGGTTGCCTGTGCCTTCGGCCTGGCTTCGGCTTTGTCTGTGGTCGTGCTCGGGGATGAAAGCGGCTATCTGACGACCGAACACCAGAAGATGAAGCTCGCTGCGATCGAATCCATGTGGGACACGGAGCCGGCTCCGGCCTCGTTCACGCTGTTCGGCATTCCAGATGCCAAGGACCGCGAGACCCATTTTGCGGTGAAGATCCCGTGGGTGATGGGCCTGATCGGCACGCGTTCGCTTGATACCCCGATCCAGGGCATCAACGAGCTTGTCGAACACGGCAAGACCCGGATCGAGAGCGGCATCCAGGCCTATGGAGCGCTGACCAATATCCGCCAGAACCTCGGCACCGGCACGCCCGACCCCGTCGATCAGGCAACCTTCGAGGAACATGGCGCCGATCTCGGTTACGCCTACCTGCTGAAGCGCTTCATCGACGATCCGACTCAGGCAACGCCGGCGCAGATCGAAGAGGCCGCCAACAGCCTGGTACCGCCGGTCGGCACGCTGTTCTGGTCTTTCCGCATCATGGTCGGCTGTGGCTTCCTGTTCATCGCCGTCATGGCCGTGTTCTTCTACCTGTCGACACGGCGCCGCCTCGACAGCCATCGCTGGCTGCTTCACGTCGCGGTCTGGATCATTCCGCTGCCGTGGATTGCCGCCGAGTGTGGTTGGATCGTCGCCGAAATCGGCCGTCAGCCGTGGATCATCGAAGGTATCCTGCCGACGGCGCTCGCTGTCTCCAGCCTCGGTGCCGGAACGCTGCTTCTGACGATCGCCGGCTTTGTCGGGATCTACACCGTCCTCTTCATCGTCGAAATGGGCCTGATGCTCGCCGCGATCCGCAAGGGTCCGCAGCCTGACAATGGTCCGGATATGCCCGTGCTCGGTTTCTTCCGGGTCAAGGGCGCCGAAGCGACGCCAGCGGAGTAA
- the cydB gene encoding cytochrome d ubiquinol oxidase subunit II: protein MILHDLISYEVLRVIWWLLLGVLLIGFAVTDGFDLGTATLLPFVGRNDVERRVVVNTIGPVWEGNQVWLVLGGGAIFAAWPAIYAVSFSGFYLAMFAVLFALILRPVGFKYRSKRESATWRTTWDWLLFVGGFVPSLIFGVALGNVLQGVPFRLDSDLRIFYDGSFFGLLNPFAILTGLVSVAMLVMHGASYLATKTDGVVQARARSYGSVAALALIVLFALAGVWLYYGIDGYAFTGAVDAGGPSNPLMNDVARQQGAWFVNYGRYPWMMLAPALGFLGALGAFIGFRGKKPGLGMISSGLSVFGIVATPGVAMFPFLLPSSTQPAASLTAWDASSSQLTLFIMLVCALIFVPIILAYTSWVYHIMWGKVTNEDVTNKDRHAY from the coding sequence ATGATATTGCACGATCTTATCTCCTACGAAGTCCTCCGCGTGATCTGGTGGTTGCTGCTCGGCGTGCTGCTGATCGGCTTCGCCGTCACCGACGGCTTCGATCTCGGAACCGCCACCCTTCTTCCCTTCGTCGGCCGGAACGACGTCGAGCGGCGTGTCGTGGTCAACACGATCGGACCTGTCTGGGAAGGCAATCAGGTCTGGCTCGTTCTCGGCGGCGGCGCGATCTTCGCGGCGTGGCCGGCCATCTATGCCGTCTCCTTCTCGGGCTTCTATCTGGCGATGTTCGCGGTTCTGTTCGCGCTCATCCTGCGCCCGGTCGGCTTCAAGTACCGTTCCAAGCGTGAAAGCGCCACCTGGCGCACCACCTGGGACTGGCTGCTGTTCGTCGGTGGCTTCGTTCCCTCGCTGATCTTCGGCGTGGCGCTCGGCAACGTCCTGCAGGGTGTTCCCTTCCGCCTCGACAGCGATCTGAGGATCTTCTACGACGGCTCGTTCTTCGGCCTCCTGAACCCCTTCGCGATCCTGACCGGCCTTGTATCGGTCGCCATGCTGGTGATGCACGGCGCCTCCTACCTCGCCACCAAGACCGACGGCGTGGTTCAGGCCCGTGCACGCTCCTACGGCTCGGTTGCGGCGCTCGCCCTCATCGTGCTGTTCGCGCTGGCCGGCGTCTGGCTCTATTACGGTATTGACGGCTACGCCTTCACCGGCGCCGTCGACGCCGGCGGCCCGTCGAACCCGCTGATGAACGACGTTGCCCGTCAGCAGGGCGCGTGGTTCGTCAACTACGGACGCTATCCGTGGATGATGCTGGCGCCGGCACTCGGCTTCCTCGGTGCGCTCGGTGCCTTCATCGGCTTCCGCGGCAAGAAACCCGGCCTCGGCATGATCTCTTCGGGGCTCTCGGTCTTCGGCATCGTCGCCACGCCCGGCGTCGCGATGTTCCCGTTCCTGCTGCCCTCTTCGACGCAGCCGGCAGCAAGCTTGACGGCCTGGGACGCATCGTCGAGCCAGCTGACGCTGTTCATCATGCTGGTCTGCGCGCTGATCTTCGTGCCGATCATCCTCGCCTACACGTCGTGGGTCTACCACATCATGTGGGGCAAGGTGACCAACGAAGACGTCACCAATAAGGACCGTCACGCCTATTGA
- the cydX gene encoding cytochrome bd-I oxidase subunit CydX — protein MWYFAWILGLPLAALFAVLNAMWYELMDDRAKEREAQTRKV, from the coding sequence ATGTGGTATTTCGCCTGGATCCTCGGTCTGCCGCTGGCTGCGCTCTTCGCGGTGCTGAACGCCATGTGGTACGAACTGATGGATGACCGCGCCAAAGAGCGCGAAGCCCAGACCCGCAAGGTCTGA
- a CDS encoding thiamine pyrophosphate-dependent enzyme, with protein sequence MARTVAEIVVDTLERAGAKRIYGIPGDTINHFTDAVAESDLRWVHVRHEEAGAFAAGGEAYMTGELAVCAGTCGPGSLHFVNGIYESHRNGAPVLLIASEVDRVEKGFDFPQDVDQKKIYEQHSVFCEHISHPAQARRIVTAAAQAALNKRGVAVVIVSGDMFQETDDDAQDWRTYRPQPVIRPSDGELAELARLIDEAGKVSLYAGIGAREGRAAVVALCRKLKAPMVHTTRAKEWLEPGNPFNVGMNGILGNRAGLNALERADLVISIGCDFAYTQFYPDKKIVQIDIDPTHLGRRAPVHMGLVGDAKATLEALLPLVKEKSDDKHLRRHLDEWKSDLESYDAAGDEPDPTLIHPQFVANMLNERAAQDAIFVSDVGTPMVWMLRHLKANGRRRFLNSLLHGTMASALPQAIGAKLAYPDRQVIAMCGDGGLSMLMGELLTLVQEDVPLKLLVFNNSSLGFVEMEQRVEGLVDHYTNLKNPDFSKLAEACGLTGFRVDEAGGLGPAMEAWLATPGPALLDVKVNRMELVMPPKIEFSQVTSTAMFGARAMLDGRGKEVVSLLRSNFWK encoded by the coding sequence ATGGCAAGAACTGTAGCCGAAATCGTCGTCGACACGCTCGAAAGGGCCGGGGCAAAGCGCATATACGGAATTCCAGGCGATACGATCAATCATTTCACCGATGCCGTGGCAGAGTCCGATCTCAGATGGGTGCATGTGCGCCACGAGGAAGCCGGTGCCTTTGCGGCGGGAGGCGAGGCCTACATGACCGGTGAGCTGGCGGTCTGCGCCGGCACCTGCGGACCGGGCTCGCTGCATTTCGTCAATGGCATCTACGAGAGCCATCGCAACGGCGCGCCGGTGCTGCTGATCGCTTCGGAGGTCGATCGCGTCGAGAAGGGATTCGATTTCCCCCAGGATGTCGACCAGAAGAAAATCTACGAGCAGCACTCGGTGTTCTGCGAGCACATCTCCCATCCCGCCCAGGCGCGCAGGATCGTGACCGCGGCGGCGCAGGCCGCGCTGAACAAGCGTGGCGTCGCCGTCGTCATCGTCAGCGGCGACATGTTTCAGGAAACCGATGACGACGCGCAGGACTGGCGGACCTATCGGCCGCAGCCGGTCATCCGTCCCTCTGATGGCGAGCTTGCGGAACTTGCCCGGCTGATCGACGAGGCCGGCAAGGTCAGCCTCTATGCCGGCATCGGCGCGCGGGAAGGCCGGGCGGCCGTGGTGGCGCTCTGCCGCAAGCTCAAGGCGCCGATGGTGCACACGACGCGGGCCAAGGAATGGCTGGAACCCGGAAATCCCTTCAATGTCGGCATGAACGGTATCCTCGGAAACCGCGCCGGGCTCAACGCGCTGGAGCGGGCCGACCTGGTCATCTCCATCGGCTGCGATTTCGCCTATACCCAGTTCTATCCCGACAAGAAGATCGTTCAGATCGATATCGACCCAACCCATCTCGGCCGGCGCGCGCCCGTGCATATGGGGCTCGTCGGCGATGCGAAGGCGACGCTCGAAGCGCTCCTGCCTCTCGTCAAGGAGAAGAGCGACGACAAGCATCTCCGCCGTCACCTCGACGAATGGAAGAGCGATCTGGAAAGTTACGACGCGGCCGGCGACGAACCAGATCCGACGCTGATCCACCCGCAATTCGTCGCCAACATGCTGAACGAGCGAGCCGCGCAGGATGCGATCTTCGTCTCCGATGTCGGCACGCCGATGGTCTGGATGCTGCGGCATCTGAAGGCGAACGGACGGCGGCGTTTCCTCAACAGCCTGCTGCACGGCACGATGGCGAGCGCCCTGCCGCAGGCGATCGGGGCCAAGCTTGCCTATCCCGACCGACAGGTGATCGCGATGTGCGGCGATGGCGGCCTGTCGATGCTGATGGGTGAACTGCTGACGCTCGTCCAGGAAGACGTGCCGCTGAAACTGCTTGTGTTCAACAATTCCTCGCTCGGCTTCGTCGAGATGGAGCAGCGGGTCGAGGGGCTGGTCGACCACTACACCAACCTGAAGAATCCGGACTTCTCCAAGCTCGCCGAGGCCTGTGGCCTTACCGGCTTCCGGGTCGATGAGGCCGGCGGGCTGGGCCCCGCGATGGAGGCCTGGCTGGCTACGCCTGGGCCGGCGCTGCTCGACGTCAAGGTCAACCGCATGGAACTGGTGATGCCGCCGAAGATCGAATTCTCGCAGGTGACCTCGACGGCGATGTTTGGTGCGCGGGCCATGCTCGACGGCCGGGGCAAGGAAGTCGTGTCGCTGCTGCGGAGCAATTTCTGGAAGTAG